Part of the Xiphophorus couchianus chromosome 19, X_couchianus-1.0, whole genome shotgun sequence genome is shown below.
TGTTTATGCAAAgaggataaaacaaaaacactactCTGAAAGTAAAGCTAAAATTGTGTTAGTCATTCCATGTAATTTAAattcagcatttgttttttttatcttaacctatttaaaagattaaatatggaaaaaaataataaacttgtGGAAAATCTTATGACTCAAACCTGAGTtgagttgtttcaaaaatgaATCTGACTTCCCAGAAAACGCATCGGAAATTGTATCTGCAGTAAGTGCTGAGAAGTgtggaaaatgcagaaaataaggACAAAGATGCTAATTCTAATATGCAGTTTATACATCTTTATTGAGAaagttgtgaaataaaaaaaaacgcttAAACAAAAACCAGTGATATGAAACGTAAGCACTTTTACAGTTTAACATGAATATATGCAGATGTTATGTAGATTTAGATGTTTCAGCTCTTTTAACGTCAAGTCGAGGAATCTTTACAGAGCACTTTATCATCACCGTGGTAAAATTATGgccaaagtcattttttgtcaaaaagagGTGGTGAGTTTTTTGCCAAGAGATTATTTACGGCCAAGAAAAAAGACTTTTACCATTACTTTAGGAAGTTGACAATATCATGACTATCTTCGTTTTTCCAAAGTTCTTCAGACTATCACAGTATTTAGAATTGAATCATGCAGCACATCAGATCAAATCACataaagcacaaacacacacagagattctgtgttttggagattttatttacagaaaccagaaagaaaataaagtttctccTGAAGATTGTTACTTTGTTCAGGCATCAGTTCAGCGCTCACTTCTGTTTTCTGGGTGAACTCTGCAAAACAacgagaacaaaaaaaaacatacttaatCCCACATTGATATCCAGTTCCTGACATTCATCTCTTTAGTATTAATGGAGATGATAAAGCTGCAGACTCTGCAGGACCGACCTGAAGCTTCCAGACCAGAAAGCAGACCAAGGCGGCGTAGAGGCAGCTCTTCACGATCAGGGCGCTGTAGGAGAGTTTGGCGTTCTGGGTAATTTTCAGGTATTTCTCTGTTGGGGAGATGGAGAAACATTAGAGCAGTGGAGGCTGATGGCCGACCTGTTAACACCAGATTCACCTGTTTGAGCATAAAAATACatagtggttttttttttacctcgtGTCATCCCTTTGTCCGTTTCATTtgctgaaagacaaaaaaaaaaaggtggtgaCACCATTACTAAACCTGAAGCATAAAAATGgaggtttgttttctgaaagtAACGTACGCTTAATGGATGCTGGATAGATTGTGTAGTTAGTTCCATTAAAGAATGTGACGTGACAACTGAATTCATTGCCAGGGTTGAACCAGGTCTTGGCCCGCAGCCTCAGCCTGCTGGTGATGGAGTacgtttttgtggttttatccTTCTTGGCGGCGGCGTCAGTCGCCACACCATCAGTGACGTTCTGACCGTTGAGCTGCCAGAACACGCTGACATGATCCGGGTAGAAACCAGACGCCAGGCACACCAGggtcttcctcctctcccctTTCTCCTTCTTCTGGTCTCTGCACTCGCGGGGTGAAGGTGGAAggattttcactgtttttggtTCAGTGGCTGTTGCCCCAGcagctgtttatttaaaaagaaaaagaggagatAAAGCAAGTTACTCACTCTGATCTGCATGGTCAAAATCTGAAACActaatagaaataatttcaggttttctcCATATAACCAGAtgctttattaatattttctactGTGATCTTACCTAGAACTGTGAGTTTGGTTCCCTCTCCAAAATAAGCAGGATAAGAGTCGGAGCACAGAACTCAGTCACAGGTAGAAAACCCAACACTCTCTAGTTTATGTTTTCTACATGAACCAGAACGCTGACAATTATAGTTTTATTcttgttacttttttctttcctttttaacaaGAATTCACTTTGATTGTGATCGTTGTTCTTTTGGGACAGATCAAAaatctgacatattttattacaacTATCTGACTTCTTAACAATGAATGATCAAGAAGATGATGTATTATTTTGTcggaaaaaatatttcacatttaggTACAATCaggagcaattttttttttttttgtcttacctAAAACGGTGAGTTTAGTTCCAGCTCCAAAGTAAGAAGGATTGAAGTCGTTCACACTGAGAAACAGCTGCAggaaaagctgctgctgttttcaacTTCGTTAACACACAAACTAAACAACCTGTGTAgcaaaactaaaccaaaaactaATTCTTTTAACTTCTCctgttagtttttattcttattttttttacatctttactAGAGCTGAAGattaaatgatgtttttttttattttttctaacttctgaACCAATGTTTCATTGCATCTGATCTTTTTTCCatgttgatttattgtgaatatttttggagTTTCTTACCTAAAACAGTGAGTTTAGTTCCAGCTCCAAAGTAAGCTTCAGACTGGGAGTCACAGTGTTTCACAGAGCTGATAAAAACTAATAATCTGACTGACAGACTAATAATCTGGGCTTTGAGCCAAACATGGTTTAGCTGAGTGAACGTGGAGAACAGCTGCTCCTACTCGCACAAATGAACGTTTAAAAAGTTCACCCTTTTTTACTCGGCAAGTCTAATTATTTAccataatttcactttttaaaaagattttttttagcaagtttGGTGTAATTATTGCATATCACTCAAGAACAAATTCACCACCAGGTTGTTGGAGCGCTGGCTTCGTTTCTCCAAACGTTTCTTACCTAAAACGGTGAGTTTCGTTCCAGCTCCAAAGTACGCTTGTTCGTAGGAGCACAGAGACTctgaacagcaacaaaaacttTCCTCCTGCCTCCCTGTGTCCCCTACGCTCTTAAATTTATTCCgtatttatcatttcaaaacaaGCCGATCTGGTAGAATTGTCGTAACTTGAAGAATTGTTTGTGAATAATTTGCAGATTCTCTTACCTAAAACCGTTAACTTTGTTCCTCCACCAAAGTGAGCTTCGTAGCCACCAGTGGCACAGCATAAAAGATCCCTGCTTTTAATGGCTGATCGTTCAGCTTCTACCTTCTCCccttttactatttatttattttctatatatttaaAACCAGCAAGTAGATCCTGGTTTTAATTAGTGTACAAATATTTCAAGCTCGATTGTTTTATTCATCAATTTAGGTCATAAAAACCAGCAACATCTGGTTTTTGTGATTCAttccaacaaaaacaagcagaaccTGAATTAGCGCTTAACTAAAgctttgttttagttgctaCCCACCTAAACTAGTTAGTTTAGTCCCACTACCAAAGTATGTTTCTTTCAAACATAGCCCAATTTTTTCACTTATTAATTTAACCTGTTACTCACCTAAAACCGTTAGTTTAGTGCCACTTCCAAAGTAAGCTTCGTTAGCACCAGAGTCACAGTGTAGCAGATCAACACTCAAAACAAGCTAAGCTGCTGCTTATCCTACACTTCTCCACTTTAAGGGTGTTTTATCTGAAACACTATTTCCTCTTTCTTTAACTCTAAAGCTTTACTTTTACAATGTATTTCTTACAATGACGAACCATATAAATGCAAGACGTACTTTATGTGAGTCAGTAAAGTGAAGTTTTCGTGTTTTACTCACCCAGAACAGTCAATTTTGTTCCCTGTCCGAAATAAGCTTCAAAGTTGGCACAGAGCTTCGGCTGAATGTCAAGAAGTGCCGAGTTGGACTTCAGGTATAACTACGAGACTCTCTATGCTAATGTTGTCACAAAACTGGTGATTTCAGCTACTTTTAATGCGTCTCTTACTCACCTAAAACTGTTAGTTTTGTCCCTTTTCCAAAGTAAGCTTCGTTGGCGTTGTCACAGTGCAGCCATACTGAACATGAACCTGTTTGCCTCTCAGATTTATCTTCATAAAGCCTACAGAGGCTCTAGTCAAAGTATTACTCATTAAAACTCTGTAATGAAGTGAAATATTTACCTAAAACTGTCAGTTTGGTTCCTTGGCCAAAGTAAGCAGGTTCTCTGTTGGTCACAGTGCTCTGAGTTCAGCTCAATATGTCAGAACTTTAAACTGGACTGATTTGACCTTCATTTTTTACTGAACTGTTCAGTTTCATCATAACGAAGAGAACTGAACATGTGAGAAGTTAAACTTACCTAAAACTGTGAGTTTGGTTCCTTGGCCAAAGTAAGCTTCAGCATTGTCACAGTGCAGTGATACTGAACACCAACCTGTTTTTCTCCCAGAATTAACTTTGCAAAGACACGTCTGTCTGTACAGAGGTCCTAATCAAAGTATTACTCATTAAAACTCtgtaataaagtgaaatatttacctAAAACTGTGAGTTTGGTTCCTTGGCCAAAGTAAGCAGGTTCAGTGTAGGTCACAGTGCTTCAACTTCAGGTTAATACGTCTGAACTTTTAAACTCTAAAGacgttttctttattttcctccaaGAGCTTTGAATTTAGTTTAACCTGATTCAGTGAACTGAACATGTGAGAATCCAACTTACCTAAAACTGTGAGTTTGGTTCCTTTTCCAAAGTAAGCTTCGTTTCCAGTGTCACACTGAATCTCTCCTGGACCAAAAAGTCTCCAAACTTTCCAGAATCTTCTCCTTCAGCCTGGCTGTAATAACCCAGATCATCAGGAAGGTAAAACCTGCAGGATGAGCTTCACAACGTTTAAAGAAGTTGTGATTCTGACCCTGAGGAACAAATGATCCAATGTCTCCATGTTTAAACTCAAACATCtgttaattaaagctgtttCTGGTTGATTTTCTAcatattaaagtgttttttaaagccTGGCTGAGCCTCCACCCGGCCCACCTCcacctgcttcctgctgctgctctctgagcTCCGCTCAGCCGTCCACATGATGGATGTCAATGGGAGGAGGTTTTTGTACGGCGGCTCTATAGGATTGTATCACCGTGGCCCCCTGTCCCCACGGTGGAAAAGCATCACACAAAAACCTGCTGCCTCCGTCTCTCCCCGCCTCCCCCCAGCCAGCCTCTCCGTATCTCAGCCTCCATCTGTGAGTCTCTGGGAGCAGCTGTGGAGGTCGGGCCGACTTGACGCTGGAGCAGCTCCAGGCTGCCTGCTGCTATTTCTGGGGCGGCTAAGAaaagaagacagagcagaggacaggaagctgctggctgcttttgtttatttggaggtataaacaggaagtgacacgtCAGCTGGTCACGACTCTGCAGCCAATCAGTCAGCAGAGAGAGAACAGGTTCACTGACAGATGTGTAACGATTTTAAGTTCTGGAAATTTGAGGAAAAGAGATTAGAAATAtgaagtcaagtttatttgtacagcacatttcagcagttcaAAGAGCTTTTTACCATAAAGACATAATacaattttgtcaaatgccatcattaaagttatcaaatcaatacacataaaatatattgatcaatgttccagttattatgaatcTAACGGTTTTTAGCctttatttaaaggaactcagtgtttcggccatgttgtagttttttagaAGTTTGTTCCTGATTGGAGGAATCATTGAAACTGAATGCAGCTCCTCCTTGTTTTTCCTGGTCAACAGAGCATCTTTAcgatattaaaaataatatcaacAATCATTCATACATTCTCATTAATTCATACTTCATTCTCAATAAACTCTCCAGGTAGATTTTATTCTTCTTCCTTTATTTATACAGGAAAATTTCTTGAGACCCGTCGTCTCGCTCACAAGAGAGACctgttatgttgttgtttttatcagtaTGTATGTAGTCACACCGTAACCATAAAAACGTGATACAGCTGACTGATGAGAGCCGGTCCAAAGTGATCCAGGGCCCCGGGCAGGATGTGATAAGGGAACCCACTTCTGGTTAAAACTATCACCCCCATCACAAatcacaaaacatttgttttgtgcatgtttgagtttcacatttatatattttacgCATTTATTAAACTTGTTATGCAGGTATGTAGAGCATAAATAATCCCTTTAGGACATATCTTCaaaacacagaatattttcccagacgttcaaaatcaaaatattattttctaaatgtgagATATGAGTCctttttggtcagcagtggtttGACCTGGGAACTTTCCTGTCGaggccatttaaaaaaattttttttattgctcaatCATGAACACtgccaatttatttatttatttattattagtattattttacctttttttaaccAGGAAAGTgtcattgagattaaaaaatctcttttcCAACGGCGTTCTGGCCAAGAGGCTCCGAAGTCGAAATAATAATTGCAATTAGTGacacaattaaaatgttatacAAGTAACTATTAAAAACAGTCACCTTTTAAACAACTCGTCttcttttgtgacctcctgTCTGAGTTGTTGGTGAGCTCATTTTGTAGTcaagtttcatattttctctgtttgcgCTTAATGACTTTGACTTTCTCTGCATTCTCGAAGCCTCCGAAATGGATTTG
Proteins encoded:
- the LOC114134637 gene encoding immunoglobulin lambda-1 light chain, whose amino-acid sequence is MTPGTIAWACFIFWTAGVCDCVLITQWPREIISNSRAQMHCYQNDTDYEYLYWYRQLRGGQIQLIVYLVAGNPNYEPDFKSGFEAERSQTKQWSLTVSSVQQKDEAVYLCAAREIQCDTGNEAYFGKGTKLTVLAAGATATEPKTVKILPPSPRECRDQKKEKGERRKTLVCLASGFYPDHVSVFWQLNGQNVTDGVATDAAAKKDKTTKTYSITSRLRLRAKTWFNPGNEFSCHVTFFNGTNYTIYPASIKPNETDKGMTREKYLKITQNAKLSYSALIVKSCLYAALVCFLVWKLQSSPRKQK